GTTCACATGCCTTATGAAAGTTAATAAGAAAACACACGAATGACAAGTAAGCTATAAGATTAGCCTTAAGTTATGGATGGATGTGCAAGTCACAGACTCAAGCGTAGTCCACCACATGTAAGCTATTATGTTTTGAGGTGACACAGACCCAAGCATGTTTCACCACAGGTTATGATACTCAAGCGTGGTTCACCATTTGCTATGTGATAACACGGatccaagcgtgtttcactacaTGTTATGATACATTATATGATGCCACAGACCCAAACGTGGTTCaccctatgttatgatatgttatatatggTCAACGACAATTGGACCAATGCACACATGTTATGATGGCCACGAAATAAGTGAAAGACGAGGAATAAGTTATGTACGAATGATAGGAAATGCATGGAGTCAGTCATTCATGCATCCATATTACATGTATTTCCATGATTATGTTTGATTCTGCATATGTTGCTAAATAATTATCTATATGTTATGTGCATATTGTGACGATGTAtgtaagttttcaaaattaagccTAATGTTAAACTAAGTTAAGTTTATAGTATGATGTGCTATTACTGAGTCTTTGattcatttgtttgtttctctattTCATGTTTAAATGTTCTAGATGATGATTTCGTGAATTTTAGAGCAGGAGTGCCAGGAGTAGAATAAATTTCCAGAGACTGTGTATGATTTAGACACTTGAGCAGTGTTAGTATCACAGAAAACTAGTTTAGATCATTAATATTCCTGACCTACAAGAAGGGGTGTTACAACAAGGGTTTTTCTCTTTCACGCATTTAAGGAGACGGGTCCATATTTATGCTACATGTTATTTAAGTTACAAGTTGGAGTAGTAATACGGCTACGGGTTGAATGAATTTGTGATCACGGGACTAGGTTATATGTATGGATTAATATGGTCGTGACAGATACATTTGAGGTTAATATGTTGTGAGGGTTTTGACAAATTAGTTTAAGGAGGAAAACATGTTAGGTGATATGGATCAAACAAGTGCTATGAGTTTAACTATATGACTCTATGAGTCATATTTAGAGTTGCGGATAACATGCATATTACGAGTTGGATGTATATATGGTTCGATTGATGGTTATGGGTTGCCTggttttaaaagagaaattattctgggattcaattatatattattatgaatatttgtttggatgacAAAAACGTGGAAGGTAATTTTGGAGCTTATAAGTTGGATAATTATTGCGGGTTGAAACTCACGGATAGCCTCATTAAGTGGAGTTTTAGTCTTTAAAATTAATGATGCACTCAAAGTAGAAGTTGGTGTGACAATATGCTTATGTATAGGTGCCTATTGATGTGAATGTGATTGACTGCATAAAGTTCAAGGTAAGTAACTATGATCATACCTTGATATTTTACGTAAACAAAATGTATAGGTGACGATATGCCTTGCAATATATTGGTTATTAGCCTTTATCAGTCCGATTGGTCCATTTGGGTTGGGCTTGTACAAAATGGGCCCTTTTTTTTGTTAAAGGCCCAACTTACCAAAATTAactaccaaaaatattttttttttggcaactaaattaatagataaaaattatataaaatagtaaaatcaaaattaattgagttctttaatgtggattatctaactaactcattaatatattaatgatgttaaTAGTTATTAACTTAGTActcaatagttaatagtatgtGTATGAATTATGATAGTCAACGCATAATGAcctatcttaaaattttaatattttatatatggttagtgAATACTTGTCATGGTCCATGGATACTTCatacttgcaacttaggtatctCACAGAAAATGTACCTAAGTGTTTTAATTAGGTGTAGATAATAGAATATGTATCATTGtgtataatattatgattaaacatataatatattagttaattgtttttttttgataggttaaatattaataacatattagtTAATTGTATATATTACATTTACATGGTCATGGTTATAGGTTGGGTGAAAATTAGATAATTAAGttatactactatatatactactatttaaaaaattattttgaaacatatatatttagttcAGTCGGTCGGGGGTGAAAAAAGCCTACTCTGAGACCAAACTGAAAACCGGAAAATTGGAATTTTCAGGACTGAGACCGGCCGGAAAGGTGATCAGTCTGGTCCGACTGAAATCGTTCTGTCGGGTCGGGTTTTTTGGTCCGGACCGATAACCTTACACACCCTACTTCTAGTTGTAGATGTAATTTTTGGTTAGTTGTGTTTGCACCATTTGGTTATGCTGTTATTCTACTTGATATATGCTCTGAATTCTGGTTGAACTAATGGGACTTTCAGgtgttgaaaattattttggatatcTTGCATTTGAAGTTTTGTAAATGGGGGAAAAGTCAAAAGTTTTAGTAGGAACTCTATCCGTCTTGGGTTTGGGATGTTCATGTAAcatgtttgtatttttcttggcagTTCATTAAGTTTGGGAAGCTTAATCAGGAGGCATGGGTGagcatcttttatttattttttattttttttaggctTATAGTTCAGATCATTAAGTTTGATTTGAATTTCAACCTTCCTTTGGTTTTAGATACAAAGACAtcttaaatcttttatttttttggtttaatcagttaaagaaaaaaattcagaagAGAAATCACGCCGAGAAAAGCGAAAAGAAGCCCGATTTGGAAAGAAAGCACAAAAGCATCAAGCTTGGCTCCAACATcaggtaaaataaattttaagtttttgttattttcttttaagcaagttgtatttttaattttttcttttggactcggggaaatttttttttggttattcttTTGTATAATGTGAATTTCATGCTAACAGGAATATCGAAATCTTCGGAAAAAACCTGGGaattcaaactcaaaaaaagTGAGCAAATTGAATAATTTGTTAGAACAAAATGTACAGGAGAAAGAAATTTTACAATCAAAGGGTAAAGCCTGAGAGACATCAGAATTCAGAGACTTCTAACAAGCCACTGTCTGTGGGACTTAATGGTTCTAGTTCATCAAAGGTGGTGGAAAGAAAGAAGGGTTCTaaaggaaatttgaaaaagacaAAGTTTGAAGAGTATCTTGAGATGGGGATGCAGAGTGCTGCTGCATCTGCAGAGGAGGATTTGGAACTGGAAAGGAAACTTGCAAAGAAACTAAAGGTGAAGAGTGGAAAATTGAGAGGAGAGGATGATGATGTCAATTTGTTATTTGAAGGGTTCCCATCTATTATCGATTCTTTAGGGGAAGAACTCCCAATTGCTGAGGGATTTCCTGACAAGAGCTCTAAAAGTAAGAAacttaagaagaaaaaattgttgGAAGAAGGGCCAGAAAGTGACATTTTAGGTGACCCTAGTGTTAGATcttctaaatccattgaaacaTGTGATGCATTAATGTCGGAAGATGTTCCTGCTGATGCGCCTTTGAGGAAGAAGCGTCGGAAAAGAAAGTTGTTGGAGCAAGGAAAAAATGGTGATGTGGTGGGTGATACAAATGTTAGTGCATCCAAGCCAGTTGTGTCTTGTGCTGTAGAAGTGGTGTCGGAAGAAGTTCCTGGCAAGGCACCTGCGGGTAAGGGAGATGGAAAATATGTTGCTCCTCATTCAAGAGCTTGTTCACAAAAGGAATCAGAACAGTATCTCCAAATACGCAGACATATACGAGGTGTGATATTTGTGTTTAAGTATAACAAGGCCTTTTGTGCCCTGCCCTTTATGCTGAACTGCTACTTGCTTTCTAAGTTTCAAATCCTTAATTTGCCACAGGTCTTCTGAATAGATTGTCTGAATCTAACGTGGAATCAATTACGGGGGAGATCTCGAGAATCCTTCTTGTATGTGATGttcatatatctttttttttttttgttttttataagttgtgACTTTCATATA
The sequence above is drawn from the Juglans regia cultivar Chandler unplaced genomic scaffold, Walnut 2.0 Scaffold_739, whole genome shotgun sequence genome and encodes:
- the LOC118346313 gene encoding LOW QUALITY PROTEIN: nucleolar MIF4G domain-containing protein 1-like (The sequence of the model RefSeq protein was modified relative to this genomic sequence to represent the inferred CDS: deleted 1 base in 1 codon; substituted 1 base at 1 genomic stop codon) is translated as MVKEKNSEEKSRREKRKEARFGKKAQKHQAWLQHQEYRNLRKKPGNSNSKKVSKLNNCXNKMYRRKKFYNQRVKPERHQNSETSNKPLSVGLNGSSSSKVVERKKGSKGNLKKTKFEEYLEMGMQSAAASAEEDLELERKLAKKLKVKSGKLRGEDDDVNLLFEGFPSIIDSLGEELPIAEGFPDKSSKSKKLKKKKLLEEGPESDILGDPSVRSSKSIETCDALMSEDVPADAPLRKKRRKRKLLEQGKNGDVVGDTNVSASKPVVSCAVEVVSEEVPGKAPAGKGDGKYVAPHSRACSQKESEQYLQIRRHIRGLLNRLSESNVESITGEISRILLSIARGTASQIISEEVLASCSGGPRGNEHRGFLSQLPKEVFEKLLSHELR